A DNA window from Nitrospinota bacterium contains the following coding sequences:
- a CDS encoding CDGSH iron-sulfur domain-containing protein: MPEPKSPQKAPYVLDMEPGAYMWCGCGLSKNQPFCDNAHKGTEYQGTKIAAVLVDIDEAKTVAFCGCKHTKTPPFCDGTHKTLT, encoded by the coding sequence ATGCCTGAACCGAAATCTCCCCAAAAAGCCCCATATGTACTGGACATGGAGCCCGGCGCGTATATGTGGTGCGGGTGCGGACTTTCCAAAAACCAGCCTTTTTGCGATAACGCGCATAAAGGAACTGAATACCAAGGGACGAAAATCGCCGCGGTGCTTGTCGATATCGACGAGGCGAAGACCGTGGCCTTCTGCGGATGCAAGCACACCAAGACGCCACCTTTTTGCGACGGGACCCATAAAACTCTTACATAA
- a CDS encoding NCS2 family permease yields the protein MGALEKLFEIEKRGSSTGKEVTAGITTFLTASYIIFVQPAVLSIAGMDFGSVMMATCIATAFATALMAVFANYPIVVAPAMGHNFFFAITVCGAAAAGGMGFHWSQALAAVFISGSIFLFLSLFGFREKIINAIPSPLRLGIAVGIGLLIALLGLEWGGVIVSKPGTFVGFGSMRSGPVLLTFFGTFLMLALMIRKVRGAILWGILGSALAALPFGLATFHGFVSAPPSMVPTFLKLDFAGLFANSQWWLVTAVFFMLALFDTVGTLVGVAMAAGLMDESGKIPRAERAMAADAGGTMAGAFLGTSTVTAYIESAAGIAVGGRTGLAALVTAGLFLLSIFFSPLAQMVGGGYKVAEGVYLYPVIAPALIVVGSLMLTLVKEISWDDPADGFSAYMAIILTPLSVSITEGVSVAFISYSLLKSAQGKFFEVPWLTHVCSVLFILRYAFLAG from the coding sequence ATGGGCGCGCTGGAAAAACTGTTTGAGATAGAAAAACGGGGAAGCTCCACCGGCAAGGAAGTCACCGCCGGGATCACCACCTTTCTCACCGCAAGCTACATAATATTCGTCCAGCCCGCCGTGCTCTCCATCGCGGGGATGGACTTCGGATCTGTGATGATGGCCACCTGCATCGCCACGGCGTTTGCCACGGCGCTGATGGCGGTTTTCGCGAATTACCCGATAGTGGTGGCCCCGGCCATGGGGCACAACTTCTTTTTCGCCATCACCGTGTGCGGCGCGGCGGCGGCGGGGGGGATGGGGTTTCACTGGAGCCAGGCGCTGGCGGCGGTGTTCATCTCCGGTTCGATTTTTCTTTTCCTGTCGCTGTTCGGGTTCCGGGAAAAAATAATAAACGCCATACCCTCCCCATTACGGCTTGGCATCGCGGTGGGCATCGGGCTTCTCATCGCCCTTTTGGGGCTGGAGTGGGGCGGGGTGATCGTTTCCAAACCGGGGACGTTTGTAGGTTTTGGCTCCATGCGTTCGGGCCCTGTGTTGCTTACGTTTTTCGGCACGTTCCTGATGCTTGCGTTGATGATCCGCAAGGTGAGGGGGGCCATATTGTGGGGCATCCTCGGTTCGGCGCTGGCCGCGCTTCCCTTCGGGCTGGCCACGTTCCACGGATTTGTCTCCGCCCCGCCATCCATGGTCCCCACGTTTTTAAAGCTCGATTTCGCCGGGCTGTTCGCAAACAGCCAGTGGTGGCTTGTGACCGCGGTGTTTTTCATGCTGGCGCTGTTTGACACGGTTGGGACACTGGTGGGAGTTGCGATGGCTGCGGGGCTGATGGACGAATCGGGAAAGATACCACGGGCGGAACGCGCCATGGCCGCGGACGCGGGGGGCACGATGGCCGGGGCGTTTTTGGGCACATCAACCGTGACGGCGTATATAGAAAGCGCGGCGGGCATAGCTGTGGGAGGCCGCACCGGGCTTGCGGCGCTGGTGACGGCGGGATTGTTTTTACTTTCGATATTCTTCTCCCCCCTGGCCCAGATGGTGGGGGGCGGCTATAAGGTTGCCGAAGGGGTCTATCTATACCCCGTCATCGCTCCGGCGCTGATAGTTGTCGGCTCGCTGATGCTCACGCTGGTCAAAGAGATATCGTGGGACGACCCCGCCGACGGGTTTTCGGCATACATGGCGATAATACTGACTCCGCTTTCCGTGAGCATCACAGAAGGGGTGAGCGTTGCGTTCATATCGTATTCACTGTTGAAGAGCGCCCAGGGGAAATTCTTCGAAGTGCCATGGCTGACGCATGTCTGCTCGGTCCTGTTTATTTTGAGGTATGCGTTTCTGGCGGGGTGA
- a CDS encoding type II toxin-antitoxin system HicB family antitoxin, translating to MSESAIKLHLEKVENGNFLATSPDVPGLVAEGRTMTEAVEIAQGLARKILESCIEHGDEIPPVLMKMVDEESSSVDFTVPVPVK from the coding sequence ATGAGCGAATCCGCCATTAAATTGCATTTGGAAAAGGTTGAGAACGGGAATTTCCTGGCAACAAGCCCTGATGTGCCCGGCCTGGTGGCGGAGGGGCGCACAATGACGGAGGCTGTGGAAATCGCCCAGGGGCTTGCCCGCAAAATTCTTGAATCATGCATTGAGCATGGTGACGAAATACCGCCCGTTCTGATGAAAATGGTGGATGAGGAATCATCTTCCGTTGATTTTACAGTTCCAGTTCCAGTGAAATAA